CATAGGCTTTATCAGCCAACAACTTGTTGGCTTCCGTATCTATAGTGGATTAAAATAAGAATGCCGAAGTAGGGTAAAACGATTCTTTAGCATATCGCCCAATTGCAAGTTTGAATGCAGTTATTTCATTTCGGAGTTTTTATTTGAATTCACTATACAATTAAGTGTTTCGACAGACAGGAAATCTGCCACACTGCCTTCACTTAACACGAATTTTACCGACATCCCGTCGTTCATCACTAAATGCAGCTTGGTATTCAGTACCCTTTTGTGCGGCTCATGCCCGCATTGCCGCCTTTGGCTCCCTCCACATAGAGATGAACTTTAGATATGGGTGGCATCAATCACTCCATATTTTTCTCCCGAAAGGATGAGTACCAGTTTCGTCCAAATACCTTTGTTGTACCAACAAGATGAAGCGACGGTGGGTGTTGCTCCAGCCGCCGTAATAGGGCGGCAGATCACGCGATGGTGCACCGGTGCACAGTATTCAGAAAACGGCATTGATGTATCGCCTGTTATCCACCGCCTAACCACCTCAGCTACCTTTGTGCCTGGGTAAGTTGTAGGAAAAGGTCGAGTTGTTTACACAACAGGCTTCATTCCCAGCCTGTTATGTAAACAACTCGACCTTTTCTAGCTCTAAGGTATTTTTGCAAAGCTCTCGCGCTTTACAAAAATTTCGGCCTGAGACCTTTGCAAAATTCTTTTAGGCACCTAAAACACTTCCGTCATGCTCTGGCTTGGCCCGAGTATCTGTTTGTTTTAGAAGACAAAGAGATACTCGGGTCAAGCCCGAGTATGACGAAATATCATACATTCAGGATTAAAACGACTTTTTTGCAAAGGTCTCGGCCTTTTACTTTTCGGCAACCCGCGTTTGCCGCCTGCCGGTTTCAATATCCGTTAGAATGCAAGCCATAATACATTCACAATTTATCCGTCCCCATCATGGCTCACTTTTTTATCCGCCGCCCGGTTTTTGCCTGGGTATTGGCGATTTTCATCACCTTTGCCGGCGCTTTGTCGCTGTTGGCGCTACCGCTGGAACAGTATCCCAATATTGCGCCGCCGCAGATTTCGGTGGTGGCGCGCTATACCGGCGCGTCGGCCGAAACGGTCAACGATTCGGTTACGCAGGTTATCGAGCAGCAGATGAAGGGGCTGGACGACCTGATGTATATGAGCTCTACCGCCGACTCTTCGGGGCAGTCGCGCTCCACCCTCACCTTCGAGCCGGGCACCGATATCGATGTGGCGCAGGTGCAGGTGCAAAATGCCTTGCAGCAAACCCTTTCGCGGCTGCCCAACGAAGTGCAGGAGCGCGGGGTAACGGTGACCAAAGGCGGACAGGACAATCTGGTTACCTGGATGTTCACCACCGATGATCCCGATGTGTCGCGGGTGATGATCACCGATTATCTGGCCAGCAATCTGGTGGATGTGTTGGCGCGCATCGACGGGGTGGCGGAAATCACGCTCTACGGCAGCCCCTATGCGATGCGCGTGTGGCTCAACCCCGATAAGCTCGAGGCTTACCAACTGGTTCCCTCCGATGTGGTGGCGGCGATCCAAAGCCAAAATGTGCAGGTATCGGCCGGGCAGCTCGGCCAGCTGCCGGCGGCGGCAAACCAAATGCTCAACGTGCCGATACAGGCGCGCGGCAAATTTTCCACCGTGGCCGAATTTGAAAACATTATTTTGAAAAGCACGGCCGGCGGCGCGGCGGTTACGCTGAAAGACGTGGCGCGGGTGGAATTGGGCGCAGAAAGCGCCGACGTGCAAAACCGGCTCAACGGGCGAGAAGCCGGCGCGTTCGGCGTGGTTCTGGCCGACAATGCCAATGCGCTGGATGTGGCGGCGGCGGTGGAAGCGCGTATCCGTGCCATGGAACCGGGTTTTCCCTACGGCATGAAAGCGCAAACCAGCCAAGACAGCGTGCCGTTTGTGAAAGCCTCGCTGGAAGAAGTGCTCAAAACGCTGCTGGAAGCGGTGGTGTTGGTGGTGATTGTGATGTATGTGTTTTTGCAGAGCTGGCGCGCCACACTGATTCCCGCCGTGGCCGTGCCGGTGGTGCTGATGGGCACGCTCGGCGTGTTGGCGCTGTTGGGCTATTCCATCAATATGCTGACCATGTTTGCGCTGGTGCTGGCCATCGGCCTGCTGGTGGACGATGCGATTGTGGTGGTGGAAAACGTGGAGCGCGTGATGCACGAAAAAGGGCTGGACGCGAAAACCGCCACCGAAAAATCCATGCAGGAAATCTCATCGGCGCTGGTGGGCATCGGCATGGTGTTGTCGGCGGTGTTTGTGCCGATGGCGTTTTTTCCCGGCTCCACCGGTGTGATTTACCGCCAGTTTGCCGTTACCATTATCGCCGCCATGGGTTTTTCGGTGCTGGTGGCGCTAACCCTTTCGCCGGCGATGTGCGCGCAGTTTTTGAAAGCCAAAGCGCACAACAACCCCGGCGGCGGTTTGTTCAGACGGCCTTTGCGGGCATTCAACCGCGGTTTTGAGCGTGCGTCGGCATGGTATGGCGCCACGGCGGGCAAACTCTTGCAGCGCGGCAAAATCATGCTGGCGGCGTTTGCGGGCATTTTGGCGGTGTGTGCCGCCCTGTTTGTGTGGCTGCCCACCTCGTTTCTGCCCGAAGAAGACCAAGGCTTTCTCTCGGTGAGCATCACGCTGCCGCCCGGCGCCACCGATGCGCGCACCCAGAAAATCGTGGCCGAGCTAACCGACTACTTTATGCAGCAGCCCGAAGTCGCCACCGTTCACGCCCTCACCGGCATACGCGGCAGCCAAGGCTACGGCCAAATCACCTTGCGCCTCAAACCGTGGGACGAGCGAACGGGCGGGGAACACACTGCCGCCGCACTGGCGCGCCGTATCGCTGCTGAAATGCGCAAACGCACCGATGCGCGCATTTTCGTGAGCCTGCCGCCGGTGGTGCGCGGCTTGGGCTCGGCCGGCGGGGTGAGTTTTATGATCAAAGACATGAACGGCGCAGGCTACGATGCGCTGGTGGCCGCCAAAGACCGCTTCATCGAGCTGGCGCGCAACAGCCCTTATCTGGACAGCGTGCGCACCAACAACCAAGACGCCCGCACCCAGCTGAAGGTGGATTTGGACAACTTCAAAGCCGCCGCCCACCAAATCGAACCGGCGGCCGTCAACCAGCTGCTCAACAACGCACTCGGCGGCACTTATGTGAACGACTTCATTCACAACGGCCGCATCAAACACGTGTATGTGCAGGCCGATGCGCCGTTCCGTATGCAGCCGCAGGATATCGGCAACTGGAAAGTGCGCAATACGGCCGGGCAGATGATTCCGCTTTCCGCCGTCAGCACCATCCGTTGGGACATCGCACCGCCGCAATTAATCCGCTTCAACGGCAGCCTCGCCATGGAAATGCAGGCCGGCGTGAAAAGCGGCGCCAGCTCCGGCGACGCCATGCGCGAAGTGCAAAACATCATGGCGCAATTACCGAACGGCTTTGATTACGAATGGACGGGCGCTTCGCTGCAAGAGCAGCGTGCCGGCAGCCAAGCGCCGCTGTTATACGCCATTTCGATACTGTTTGTGTTTCTCTGCCTGGCGGCGCTGTATGAAAGCTGGAGCGTGCCGTTTGCCGTGATTCTGGCCGCCGCATTGGGCGTACTCGGCGCACTCGCCGCCACCTCGCTGCGCGGCCTGAACAACGACGTGTTCTTTCAGGTGGGTCTGCTCACCACCGTCGGCTTGGCCGCCAAAAACGCCATTCTGATTGTGGAATTCGCCATGCAGCTGCAAGCGCAGGGCAAAACCGCCTTTGCCGCCGCCGTCGAAGCCGCCCGCCTGCGCCTGCGCCCGATTGTGATGACCTCGCTCGCCTTCGGCTTCGGCGTGCTGCCGCTGGCACTGGGTACCGGCGCGGGTGCTGCCAGCCGGGTTGCCATCGGCACGGCGGTGCTCGGCGGCACGGTGATTTCGACCGTGCTCGGTTTGCTGT
The sequence above is a segment of the Neisseria dentiae genome. Coding sequences within it:
- a CDS encoding multidrug efflux RND transporter permease subunit; amino-acid sequence: MAHFFIRRPVFAWVLAIFITFAGALSLLALPLEQYPNIAPPQISVVARYTGASAETVNDSVTQVIEQQMKGLDDLMYMSSTADSSGQSRSTLTFEPGTDIDVAQVQVQNALQQTLSRLPNEVQERGVTVTKGGQDNLVTWMFTTDDPDVSRVMITDYLASNLVDVLARIDGVAEITLYGSPYAMRVWLNPDKLEAYQLVPSDVVAAIQSQNVQVSAGQLGQLPAAANQMLNVPIQARGKFSTVAEFENIILKSTAGGAAVTLKDVARVELGAESADVQNRLNGREAGAFGVVLADNANALDVAAAVEARIRAMEPGFPYGMKAQTSQDSVPFVKASLEEVLKTLLEAVVLVVIVMYVFLQSWRATLIPAVAVPVVLMGTLGVLALLGYSINMLTMFALVLAIGLLVDDAIVVVENVERVMHEKGLDAKTATEKSMQEISSALVGIGMVLSAVFVPMAFFPGSTGVIYRQFAVTIIAAMGFSVLVALTLSPAMCAQFLKAKAHNNPGGGLFRRPLRAFNRGFERASAWYGATAGKLLQRGKIMLAAFAGILAVCAALFVWLPTSFLPEEDQGFLSVSITLPPGATDARTQKIVAELTDYFMQQPEVATVHALTGIRGSQGYGQITLRLKPWDERTGGEHTAAALARRIAAEMRKRTDARIFVSLPPVVRGLGSAGGVSFMIKDMNGAGYDALVAAKDRFIELARNSPYLDSVRTNNQDARTQLKVDLDNFKAAAHQIEPAAVNQLLNNALGGTYVNDFIHNGRIKHVYVQADAPFRMQPQDIGNWKVRNTAGQMIPLSAVSTIRWDIAPPQLIRFNGSLAMEMQAGVKSGASSGDAMREVQNIMAQLPNGFDYEWTGASLQEQRAGSQAPLLYAISILFVFLCLAALYESWSVPFAVILAAALGVLGALAATSLRGLNNDVFFQVGLLTTVGLAAKNAILIVEFAMQLQAQGKTAFAAAVEAARLRLRPIVMTSLAFGFGVLPLALGTGAGAASRVAIGTAVLGGTVISTVLGLLFVPVFFVWVRAWVQKRNQTAENTSI